ATGAATATTACTGATGATTAAATATACTTTATACTTCCAGGAGGGCTCAAGATGACTGCCAAAAGAGGACGTCCACGTAACATGGAAACCCAGAATGCCATTCTTACAGCATCGTATGAGTTGTTGTTGGAGCACGGATTCGGGGCGGTTACAATCGAGAAGATTGCTGAACGTGCACAGGTGAGCAAAGCCACTATCTACAAATGGTGGCCGAATAAAGGCGCTGTCATCATGGACGGATATATGTCTGCCGCAACGGCAAGATTACCCGTACCGGATACAGGCTCGGTATTGGAAGATATACGCATACATGCGAGTAATCTGGTTCGTTTTTTGACCAGTCGGGAAGGAAAAGTGATTACGCAGATTATCGGAGAAGGGCAATCGGATGAAGGGCTTGCAGAAGAATACCGCACAAGATACATCCAGCCACGTCGGCGTGAAGCACGGGGAATTCTGGAGAAGGGTGTGGAGCGCGGCGAATTGAAGAGTGGGATAGACATTGGACTGTACATTGATCTTATCTATGGACCGGTGTTCTATCGCATGTTAGTGACAGGGGAAGCGATGGATGATGCGTTTGTAGATGTATTGCTCCGTTCATTGTTTGAAGGGATTCAGTCCAATAAGTAGAAGGAGAGCGGTGATACAACCGGGAGGAAGAGGAGGATGAGGGAAGAGGGCGATTCTTAGGAA
The window above is part of the Paenibacillus sp. 1781tsa1 genome. Proteins encoded here:
- a CDS encoding TetR/AcrR family transcriptional regulator; its protein translation is MTAKRGRPRNMETQNAILTASYELLLEHGFGAVTIEKIAERAQVSKATIYKWWPNKGAVIMDGYMSAATARLPVPDTGSVLEDIRIHASNLVRFLTSREGKVITQIIGEGQSDEGLAEEYRTRYIQPRRREARGILEKGVERGELKSGIDIGLYIDLIYGPVFYRMLVTGEAMDDAFVDVLLRSLFEGIQSNK